Proteins co-encoded in one bacterium genomic window:
- a CDS encoding DUF1844 domain-containing protein, with amino-acid sequence MPERTDESSEHTAPRSEAQPEREAVEPEAAASEAPKSGGPQAVPLSALPAADLLTSFLSLMAMKAWEGMGLVPNPMSGKTEKNLEDARLAIDAYAAVFELLRPRIDEGERREIENALTMLRVNFVDKSGG; translated from the coding sequence ATGCCGGAGCGCACCGACGAGTCATCTGAGCACACCGCACCTCGGTCCGAAGCCCAACCGGAGCGGGAGGCCGTCGAGCCGGAAGCGGCCGCCTCCGAGGCTCCGAAGAGCGGCGGCCCTCAGGCGGTGCCGCTCTCCGCGCTGCCGGCGGCAGACCTGCTCACCTCGTTCCTGAGCCTCATGGCGATGAAGGCCTGGGAGGGCATGGGTCTCGTGCCAAACCCGATGTCGGGCAAAACGGAGAAGAACTTGGAGGACGCGCGCCTCGCGATCGATGCGTACGCGGCGGTCTTCGAACTGCTCCGCCCGCGCATCGATGAAGGGGAGCGGCGTGAGATAGAGAACGCGCTCACCATGCTGCGCGTCAACTTCGTCGATAAGAGCGGCGGATAG